The genomic region CAACGAGCGAGACCACCGCGACAACGACCCCATCGGCTTGCAGCGCCCACCCGCGAGGCCCGAGCATCCACACGGGTCCGCGCTTCGTCGCCCCCTCGGCAACATAGGCTTGACCCCATGTCCAAGGTGCTCGCATCCCTTCCCGTCGGCGAACGCGTCGGCATCGCCTTCTCCGGGGGTCTCGACACCTCCGTCGCCGTCGCGTGGATGCGCGAGAAGGGCGCAGTGCCCTGCACCTACACGGCAGACCTGGGCCAGCCCGACGAGCCCGATGTGGATGCCATCCCCGGCCGCGCCGCCCAGTACGGTGCCGAGCTCTCCCGACTGGTCGACTGCAAGCTGCCCCTCGTCGAAGAGGGACTGGTCGCGCTGCAGTGCGGCGCGTTCCACATCCGCTCCGGCGGCAAGACCTACTTCAACACGACGCCGCTCGGCCGTGCCGTGACCGGCACGTTGCTCGTGCGCGCCATGCTCGAGGATGCCGTGGAGATCTGGGGCGACGGATCCACCTACAAGGGCAACGACATCGAGCGGTTCTACCGCTACGGCCTGATGGCCAACCCGCGACTGCGCATCTACAAGCCGTGGCTCGACCGCGACTTCGTCTCCGAGCTCGGTGGACGCAAGGAGATGAGCGAGTGGCTGCAGGCGCGTGACCTGCCGTACCGGGCATCCGTCGAGAAGGCGTACTCCACCGACGCGAACATCTGGGGCGCCACCCACGAGGCCAAGCTGCTCGAGCACCTGAACACCCCGATGACCATCGTCGAGCCCATCATGGGCGTGCCGTTCTGGCGTGACGACGTCGAGATCGCCTCTGAGGATGTCACGGTGCGCTTCGAGCAGGGCCGCCCCGTCGCCATCAACGGCGTCGAGTACGA from Humibacter ginsenosidimutans harbors:
- the argG gene encoding argininosuccinate synthase, whose amino-acid sequence is MSKVLASLPVGERVGIAFSGGLDTSVAVAWMREKGAVPCTYTADLGQPDEPDVDAIPGRAAQYGAELSRLVDCKLPLVEEGLVALQCGAFHIRSGGKTYFNTTPLGRAVTGTLLVRAMLEDAVEIWGDGSTYKGNDIERFYRYGLMANPRLRIYKPWLDRDFVSELGGRKEMSEWLQARDLPYRASVEKAYSTDANIWGATHEAKLLEHLNTPMTIVEPIMGVPFWRDDVEIASEDVTVRFEQGRPVAINGVEYDDPVALVLEANAIGGRHGLGMSDQIENRIIEAKSRGIYEAPAMALLHITYERLLNAIHNEDTVANYHNEGRKLGRLMYEGRWFDPQSLMLRESIQRWVGSAVTGEVTLRLRRGDDYSILDTSGPALSYHPDKLSMERVGDAAFEPEDRIGQLTMRNLDIADSRARLEQYSASGVIGGATAVLVGDLGVGEAAEIAAGDVAEGDTAELAELNESNEAAAFDLGTD